GatgccttcttcttctcttgaaaacCAAATTCCTCACTCACTTGTCTTTCCTCATGATCCTTTATTTCATGTCTCTCCTAAAGTGTTTGGTTGTACCTGTTTTGTTCATGATTTGTCTCCTGGTTTAGATAAACTCTCTGCTAGGTCAGTCAAATGTGTCTTCCTGGGTTATTCTCGTCTTCAAAAGGGTTACAAATGCTACTCTCCAACCATGAGACGATACTACATGTCTGCAGATGTAACCTTCTTTGAAGACACACCTTTCTTTTCACCCTCCGTGGACCATTCTTCATCTCTTCAGGAAGTTCTTCCTATTCCTTCTCCTTATCCCCTAGATAACTCAGGCCAAAATGTCAGTATTGTTCCATCTTCCTCACCAAATTCACCTGAAGTCATCTTACCACCTCTGACTACAGATCAACACAGGACAAGGCAGATTGGATCTTCAGTACCTAAAGCCTCTCCTAGTGATTCTCGTCCTTCTTCAACCAGTCCTCCACTCATGGATCCGCCCTCTCCTTCCACTTCTTCTCCTCATTCTGATTCACATTGGCCCATTGCCATCAGAAAAGGTACTCGTTCTACTCGTAATCCTCatcctatttataatttcttaagcTATCACCGTTTGTCTCCTTCATACAGTTCCTTTGTTTGTTCATTGTCTTCCCTTGCCATTCCTTCCACTGTCCGTGAGGCACTTGATCATCCTGGCTGGAGACAGGCTATGATTGATGAAATGCAGGCCCTTGAAAATAATGGTACTTGGGAGCTTGTTCCTCTTCCCCCTGGTAAGACCCCTGTGGGTTGTAGGTGGGTCTACACTGTTAAAGTTGGGCCCACTGGTGAGGTTGATCGGCTTAAGGCTCGTTTGGTAGCTAAAGGCTACACACAGGTATATGGCATTGATTACTGTGATACTTTCTCTCCTGTCGCCAAACTCACCACTGTTCGTCTGTTTCTTGCTATGGCTGCTATTCGTCACTGGCCCCTCCATCAGCTTGATATTAAGAATGCCTTTCTCCACGGTGATCTTGAGGAGGATATTTATATGGAGCAACCACCTGGGTTTGTTGCTCAGGGGGAGTATGGCCTTGTGTGTAAGCTTCATCGATCTCTCTATGGGTTGAAGCAATCTCCTCGTGCTTGGTTTGGTAAATTTAGTCATGTTGTTCACATGTTTGGACTGAAACGAAGTGAAGCTGATCACTCTGTATTTTATTGTCATACATCTCCTGGAAAATGTGTTTATCTAATggtctatgttgatgatatagtgaTTACAGGGAATGATGCTACTAAGATCAGCCAGCTAAAAGAGCATCTATTCAGTCATTTTCAGACCAAAGATTTGGGATCTTTGAAGTATTTCCTTGGTATTGAAGTGGCTCAATCAGGAGATGGTGTTGTGATCTCTCAGAGGAAGTATGCCCTTGATATTTTAGAAGAAACAGGTATGCAAAATTGTAGACCTGTTGAAAGTCCTATGGATCCTAATTTGAAGCTCATGGCAGATCAAAGTGAAGTTTATCCTGACCCCGAGAGATATAGGAGGCTTGTGGGAAAACTCATTTACCTTACCATCACTAGACCTGATATCTCCTTTGCTGTGGGAGTGGTTAGCCAATTTATGCAAAATCCTCATTTGGACCATTGGAATGCTGTCATGCGTATTTTGAGGTATATTAAGAGAGCTCCTGGACAAGGGTTGTTGTATGAAGACAAAGGTAATACGCAATTATcaggatattgtgatgctgattgggctggctGTCCCATGGATAGGAGGTCTACATCAGGCTATTGTGTCTTCATTGGAGGAAATCTTGTTTCTTGGAAAAGCAAGAAACAGACGGTTGTAGCTCGGTCTAGTGCAGAAGCTGAATATCGATCGATGGCTATGGTTACTTGTGAACTCATGTGGATTAAACAATTTCTGCAAGAATTGAGGTTTTGTGAAGAGTTGCAAATGAAGTTGTATTGTGATAATCAGGCTGCTCTTCATATTGCCTCAAACCCAGTCTTTCATGAAAGGACTAAGCATATAGAGATTGATTGTCATTTCATTCGAGAGAAGCTTCTGTCCAAGGAGATTGTCACTGAGTTCATTGGTTCTAATGACCAGCCAGCGGATATTTTGACTAAGTCCCTAAGAGGACCCAGAATTCAGACTATATGTTCCAAGCTTGGTGCATATGAtttatatgctccagcttgagggggagtgttgaatgttgaatatttcttttgtattttagcTTTGTTTGGTAGCTTAATCTGTAAGCCTTATTCAGAAGGCAGCAGTGAGATGTCACTGTcatctctcctctctcttttttgtATCCTATATATATGTAACATTTTGAATCTAATAAAGCTGAGAGAGAAAGTGAGGTTTTGACTCCTCCTCACCTTCATTTCAAGTCTcttaaagaattaattaaagttCAGAAATAGCATGTGACCAAGGAAAGCATAATTTGAATGTTCAGCACCACATAGAATTTGGCATCACTGATATTGATATAATTCACTGGCTGAAAGCTAATTAGATCAAAACGTAagcttattaataataaaagaactcTCCTATGGAGAACATTAAGCATGCAACAAATTTAAACCATGTTTTTCCAGGTATATACAtctagaaagtaaaaaaagtatGACATTaagaattgaaagaaaaatcatcagaaaataaatatatcaaaggATCAACTGGCACCTTGTCTTCATGATGATCATAAGTAGCAACACATTCATTAGTTTTTACAGTCCACAGCTTTACTAAGCCATCAGCACCTGAACATTAAGTTGATCAAACAtgcaatcaaaatgttataAACAAAAAACAGCTACAGATAGCCTCATACCACAAGAAACAATTTGTGTTCCACGAGTAACAAACAATGCTCTTAACACACTTGAAGTGTGTCCTTCAAATGTCTTCAAACAGGAGCCATCAGATATAGCCCATATCCTTATTGTCTTATCACCAGATGCTGTTACTACACATTGATCAACAGGAGAAAATTCTACTGACCAAATTCCTCTTTTATGACCTTTAAATACAACTACAGATACTAGATCTGGAAGTCTCCAAACACAAGCTGTACGATCCTGATGGGATACAagtaaaacataataataatgataagtaCAGTGAAAACACTAATGttccaaaaataaaaggaaagataaagGAAGGAAGGCCAGTGAAGTAGCTAGTGACTATTCTTTCTTCACTTGGAAGCcagaagaaaacaagaaacatACAACTAAGGTGGCAGTCCTTTTTTCTGCAAATAATAAGATTACTTGATTTAAAAGCCCAAAGAAAGCTGCAAGTCAGATATAATTACCAACCTGAGAACCACTACATACTAAACTATCATTTGGAGCAACAGCTACAGAATTTATATCTTTATCATGAGCTGCAACAACAGCTTTTGCTTTTAAATTAATTGGCACTGTCATATTGTCCAAGAGACCATCCATACTCCACACCTTAAGAGTATGATCACTGAAAAAACATTGACAAAGATTGATGAGAAATGAATTTAAACACTACTATCTAAAAGTCAGCAAGTTTAAAATCAATCCATTAAACAGTAAACTTGGTAACATTACAATACTCAGTTCATACAGTAGAATGAACAGGAAGGCCAAATTGTAATGTTTGGGTAAAGTGGCCCATAGCTAGCAGAATATCTAAATACTAAATAAAGTTATATAAATGCAGCTGCCTTGCAGGATTCAGGGAAAACAAAAGGGAAGGAACAGGAGATTAAATTCAGcacaaattttcttatattaattcCAATGCTGAAACAAGTTGAGGTGAATTCATTTATACTAGTAACCATTGGAAGCTTGCAGGTGTTTCCGCTTCCACTATCTTTAAAAGAGACGACAACACACAAAAGGTCAATCATGACATTATTaacttctaaaatcaaattaccACTGTTGCAGACCAGGAAAAGTGGAAGACAGCAATCAAAACACCAAAAGATTTGGAAGCTGCTTTCTAACTAGTTTAAGTCAAATTTCTTATTGGTGTTAAATAAAATGCTATTATGAGAATAGAAGATGAAAAAGTTAGCAATACAGATAAGGTTACTTATTGTCTTCTTCCCTCGTAACATTATATTTGAGATTTGAGAATAGATATAAAACCCTTGGCATAACACATTTGATGTTACAACTTTAATGCTCTTTTCATTTGATAGTAAATATTACTAAAAGATTGAACATAAGAAAAACCCTGATAAAGGGAATCCAAAGTAAAGGAACTTGTGGAgagtaaaaaaatagataagttctttcaattaataatcaaaattgaaatatatacatCAATACTTACCTACTGCCACTAACAAAGAAATCTcgctttctttttgaaaaggcAATGGCTCCAACAGCTCCCATGTGACCTATACCAACTCCAATGCAGTTTGCACTTTCTGGTTCCCATAACCTAACCTATTTGGCAAGTAGACATTTGTTGTGTGATTACTAATTCCTATGTACAAGACTTGAACATAGTGCACTACACACATATTATGAACTCAATAGAGCACCCGTTGTTAACCATGTAACATTGAACTGAAGCACCTCAAACACTTTTTCccatagaaaaaaatttaaagactttACAACAATGTTGAGATCAAAGGGGAGAAAACTTACACTGTTGTCTTTACTTCCAGTAACAATCAGTGGTTTCCCAGAACTTGATACACAGGAGTCAAGGCATAGAACAATTTCAGTGTGACCAGATAAGACATACGAACATGACATAGATGAAAGGTCATAAACCCGAATCTGCAAAGCTCCAGTAGGTTTATACATTAAAGACCAAAATCTTAAACAACATTCTTGCTAGACTATAGAATGTAAAACACAACAAATTGAAGGTTGAAGAATCAATGCTGAAGTTTTTATATTCATCAACCATTAACAGGATTCAATGtttcatttattcttttttgataatcattgtttcaaaatattaaGACATATTGTTTGCTCTTGTGATAGAACAAGTTTTTGCAACATACTGCTaagatttcatttttgttcttttttactGTTCTTATTCTTGATAAAAATGCACAATTGTGTGTTGAATCACTTAGATTAGATTCACTAAGAAGCAACAATTAGATAATATTTCgaaaaggataaaatatgtttgttgttTTATCCAAATATAAGATTGTGAGGTATTGTAAAATGCTCTACTGACAGTTGCAAAATCGGAAATGGACAcccaacaaaatattttaatccttCTTGCTCTAAACATATGGCATTTGTCCAAAAGACAAAGCAAACTTAAAAAACTAATGAGCTTTTCATGTCACATCACAGCTCAAATTCTATCAGTGGAATCTCATccccaaattttatatttattataaaaagggCGCACCACACTCACTATTTTCCATCCATATAAACATAGGCATGGATCATTAACAATCATCATATTCAGCACTAGTTACATTTACTTCAAGAACACACTAAATCAAATTGAGGGAAGTGACAAGAACAAACACCACAAAATTGTGcaccaaacaaaaacaatatcCTGCAGTAAAGAAAGCTTAGCTTTTTTGTTTCAGTATTGATATGTTCATATTGACTGGGTTGCTAAAAAAGCCATACTCTACTTGAATCACAACAGTTTACGAATTTCTAGATAAAAATGCACATCCCCATACAGCCATACCTGTTCAAGATTTGTAGCAAGAGCAAGGAATTTTTCATCATCCCCAATAAACTTCATATCTACAATCTCTTCATTATATCCCACAAGTCTTTTGGTTAGATTTAATTGCAACAACTGTTCAGTGAAGTCCAGAGAGTAAAACAGAAACTGCTGATCTGCAGTTACACAAAGCAATCCTTGATCTGAGGCAAGCATAACAGCAGAAGTGAAACCCCTACGTGAGCCATCCTCATCCATGCCGGCTGTAACATCTGAAGTTTTTTGCTCAAAGATGCAACCTGCACTgtcaatagaaaaaagaaaaaaaaactaatgcgGTTGTGCATAAATTCCATCTCGATTGAtgcaattatgaaattgatCTTTCACTTTTTTCAGTATACTTACATCACAAATCAGAAATTTAAGTGTGTTAAAATATGTACAAGCTGCCCCCATAAGAAAAAATATCCAGTGGCAAACACATTCTGTTTCCAATTTTTTAACCTGAATCATTGCATAAGagcttgtttgtttctttttcattaaaaaacaacttttatttggaaaaaaaaatactttttaatatttttagtaagtttaagtttttgaaaaatatcagaatctaaaaaatatcatatttcaaaataaaaagaatcatttataatttccaccaaacaaaaaataacttctGCTTTAcataaaatctttaaaaaacaaatcactTTTTTACACTATCTTAAGATCACTTTTTTAAAAGCTTAAGCAAACCCAAGCTAAGTGTAACTAATGCAAAATGTCATAGAACTAGAGATATTTATAATGATGATTGAGAAATCTTCATATATTACCCTTTGGAATTCCATATGCGTACAATGCCTCTTTCACCAACTGTAATGAAATAGAATATTTCGGAACCATCATGTATTTTTGCATTTTGCTGATATAAATCGAGAGATGAAGCAAAAGGACTCCCAGCACCAATTACACAAACAGCTTCAACTGCCTCATTTGTAATGACAGTCTTCTTGCCACTATAACCATGAAGATCCCACAATGTTACAACCTGCAAATATTCCGCACAACATTTTGTTAATTCAGTGGACTATATTCATTTGAAAAGGTAAAGTAAAACAAATAGTAAGATGGAGACTAATAGAGCCTGCCTTATCTCTTCCAGCACTAAGCAGTGTCCATCCGTCTTCAGATAATGCCAAAGAAGTCACTGCTGAGCTATGATTATCTAGTGTTGCAATGcagttctttttcttggtcttggAAATATCCCAAACCCTTACAGTTGCATGATCACCACCATCATCACTGCCAGAAAAAAGCTGAGTGCACCAATGAAGAAaggtcaaataaaaaattgggaATAGTTAAAAATGAGGAATAGGGTAGGGTTAAACAAAATCAGATTTGCATTAAAAGGACTAAAAGCAAACAATCGTGTCAACTCCTTTATGTCAGTGTTATTAACCCCCACCCCCATCAATCACTAGATTCAGTGCACTTATTTGACATTCACACTAATGGATTGTGTCATTTTACACCACAAAAAGTATTTCACTTCTCCATTGGAAAAACAGGAGAACAAGTCCAGTCCTCATTCGATTAAGCTCAGATTATAACAAGTGATATATCAGTGGTCCAAAATTACGATCTAAGATCTGTTTTGATGAATTTCTCGATGAACACTAatgggagaagaaaataaagataaactTTTTCCGcatgttaaaatcaacttatgcacctCAACTCTTGAAGAAGTTAGATGAGAGTGTTTGTATgagcataagttaattttaacttgtgagagaagtttaattcatttgatcttctt
This region of Glycine soja cultivar W05 chromosome 17, ASM419377v2, whole genome shotgun sequence genomic DNA includes:
- the LOC114393822 gene encoding transducin beta-like protein 3, encoding MEPLRLKTNYRCVPALQQFYTGGPFVVSSDSSFIACACGESIKIVDSATAAIRSTLDADSESFTALALSPDDRLLFSSGHSRQIRVWDLSTLKCVRSWKGHEGPVMCMTCHPSGGLLATGGADRKVLVWDVDGGYCTHYFKGHGGVVSCVMFHSDPEKQLLFSGSDDGGDHATVRVWDISKTKKKNCIATLDNHSSAVTSLALSEDGWTLLSAGRDKVVTLWDLHGYSGKKTVITNEAVEAVCVIGAGSPFASSLDLYQQNAKIHDGSEIFYFITVGERGIVRIWNSKGAGCIFEQKTSDVTAGMDEDGSRRGFTSAVMLASDQGLLCVTADQQFLFYSLDFTEQLLQLNLTKRLVGYNEEIVDMKFIGDDEKFLALATNLEQIRVYDLSSMSCSYVLSGHTEIVLCLDSCVSSSGKPLIVTGSKDNSVRLWEPESANCIGVGIGHMGAVGAIAFSKRKRDFFVSGSSDHTLKVWSMDGLLDNMTVPINLKAKAVVAAHDKDINSVAVAPNDSLVCSGSQDRTACVWRLPDLVSVVVFKGHKRGIWSVEFSPVDQCVVTASGDKTIRIWAISDGSCLKTFEGHTSSVLRALFVTRGTQIVSCGADGLVKLWTVKTNECVATYDHHEDKVWALAVGRKTEKLATGGGDAVVNLWFDSTAADKEEAFRKEEEGVVKGQELENAVSDADYTKAIQIAFELRRPHRLFELFAELCRKREAEDHMDRALKGLDSEELRILFNYVREWNTKPKLCYVSQFVLFRVFCIFPPTDIVQIKGIGEYLEGLIPYSQRHFGRIDRLVRSTFLLDYILSGMSVIEPQAQLTESKTELLLQSEIGIPDPDKENDTNEITASKKRKSNKSKHGSHKKVKNVAYNKVESIQLQA